The following proteins are co-located in the Siansivirga zeaxanthinifaciens CC-SAMT-1 genome:
- a CDS encoding DUF4197 domain-containing protein — protein sequence MIRKILVFALILNLTACAELQQVVNQLPQTGNTGVLGNDQIAMGLRQALDLGIEKQVSKLTQVDGFYKNDLVKILLPQELQKVDKALRDIGLSKLADEGLKVLNRAAEDAVKEATPIFVDAVKGITFADAKNILLGSDNAATQYLTGKTETVLYNKFKPVINNSFSKVGADKIWSNLINKYNSIPFTSDVNPDLTDYVTSEALEGVYTMIAVEEKEIRTKLSSRTTDLLKKVFALQD from the coding sequence ATGATAAGAAAAATTTTAGTCTTCGCATTAATTTTGAATTTAACTGCCTGCGCAGAATTGCAGCAAGTAGTAAATCAACTGCCGCAAACTGGAAACACCGGTGTTTTGGGTAACGATCAAATAGCTATGGGATTAAGACAAGCCTTAGACCTTGGCATAGAAAAACAAGTGAGTAAACTAACCCAAGTTGATGGTTTTTATAAAAATGATTTGGTTAAAATTTTATTACCACAAGAATTGCAAAAAGTTGATAAAGCTTTACGCGATATTGGATTAAGTAAACTTGCCGATGAAGGTTTAAAAGTATTAAACAGAGCTGCAGAAGATGCTGTTAAAGAAGCTACTCCCATTTTTGTTGATGCCGTTAAAGGAATAACTTTTGCTGATGCCAAAAATATTTTACTAGGCAGCGATAATGCAGCAACCCAATACTTAACAGGTAAAACTGAAACTGTTTTATACAATAAATTTAAGCCTGTTATTAATAATTCTTTCTCGAAAGTTGGAGCCGATAAAATTTGGAGCAACCTAATAAATAAATATAATAGCATTCCTTTTACAAGTGATGTAAATCCCGATTTAACAGATTATGTTACAAGCGAAGCTTTAGAAGGTGTTTATACCATGATTGCTGTTGAAGAAAAGGAAATACGCACTAAATTATCATCTAGAACTACCGATTTATTAAAGAAAGTTTTTGCGCTTCAAGATTAA
- a CDS encoding Lacal_2735 family protein, which produces MSRIYHIKNDQEKLKARYKELIEQAYNFRQTDSALSDISEYKAIKLLYKLSRLKYLSSEHLKTSI; this is translated from the coding sequence ATGAGTAGAATTTATCATATAAAAAACGATCAAGAAAAGTTAAAAGCACGTTACAAAGAACTTATAGAACAAGCTTACAATTTTAGACAAACCGATTCTGCATTAAGCGATATATCAGAATATAAAGCCATAAAGTTACTTTACAAACTAAGCAGGTTAAAATACCTATCTTCCGAACACTTAAAAACCTCCATTTAA